The nucleotide window CGTCCTGGCCGCCCTCACGGGGGCGGCCGCCCTGGCCTCGGCCCGCTCGTGGCGCTCCGCCCGCCGCTACGAGGCGGCCGCCGGCACTCCCGCCGGCACTCCCGCGGGCGCGACGGCCGCACCCGCCGCCACGGTGGACGAGATGGACGCGTGGGACGACCTCTCGCGCGGTCACGACCCGACCTGAGCGGCGTCCCGTGGCACAATGAGGGGCAGTCGTCATGCACACCACGTCGAGTGAGGGACACCCATGAGCCACACCGAGACCACCACCACCTCCGGCACCCGCCGTCGCGACCTGCGCGAGGAGCGCGACGCGGACCGCGGCGTCGACGCGGGGGTCGTCGTCACCGAGGACGGCCGCGTGCTGGGCGACCCCACGCACGCGGAGGTCCCGGACCACGGCAACACCCCGGGCGGCTGGATCATGGCCGGTCTCGGCGTGCTCGGCGTCCTCGCCGGCTGCATCGGTGCGCTCACCGACCTGCAGATCCTCATCTGGATCGGCCTCGCCATGCTCGTGATCGGCGGCATCGTGGGCCTCGTGTCGGCCAAGCGCCAGTCGGCCCGGCCCGACTCGGCCCGCCGCGGCCACTGAGGCCCACTCCGTGAGCGTCCTCGACGACATCGTCGAGGGAGTCCGCGAGGACCTCGCCGAGCGCCGCCGATCGCTCCCTCAGGAGCGGCTCGCGGAGCTCGTCGCGGCCGCCCCGGCCCCCCTCGACGCGCACGCGGCGCTGACCGGCGGCCGCACCGACCCCGCGGGGATCCACGTGATCTCCGAGGTCAAGCGCGCCAGCCCGTCCAAGGGGCACCTCGCCGACATCCCCGAGCCCGCCGCCCTGGCCTCCGCCTACGAGCGCGGGGGAGCCTCCGCCGTCTCCGTGCTGACCGAGGCCCGACGCTTCGGCGGCAGCCTGGCCGACCTCGACGCCGTGCGCGCCGCCGTCGCCCTGCCCGTCCTGCGCAAGGACTTCACGGTGGAGGAGTACCAGGTCCACGAGGCCCGCGCCCACGGGGCGGACCTCGTGCTCCTCATCGTGGCCGCCCTCGACGACGCACGCCTGCGTAGCCTCCTGCAGCTGACGGAGTCACTCGGGATGCATGCCCTCGTCGAGGCCCACACCCCCGGGGAGGTCGAGCGCGGCGTGGCCGCCGGCGCCCGGATCCTGGGCGTGAACGTGCGCAACCTGAAGACCCTCGACATCGACCCGGACCGCTACGCGGCCCTGGCCGCCGGGCTCCCCGAGGACGTCGTGCGCGTCGCCGAGTCCGGCGTGGAGTCCGAGGAGCAGATCCGCTCCTACGCTGCCGCCGGCGCCGACGCCGTCCTCGTGGGCGAGGCCCTCGTGCGCCACGGCCACCCCGAGGCGGCGCTGCGCGCGTTCCGCGCCGCCTCCCTCACCGTCCGCTGACCCCCCGACCGAAGGAAGTGGTCCGCCCATGAGCGCGGAGCGATCCAGCACCCAGCCGTCCATCGAGTTCGAGGGCGTGTTCCAGGGCCTGCCGGGCCCGTACTTCGGCCGGTACGGCGGGCAGTGGATGCCCGAGTCCCTCATGGCGGCGCTCAAGGAGGTCACGGAGACCTACGACGTGGCGCGCCGGGACCCGGCGTTCGAGGAGGAGCTGCGCGGCTACTTCCGGGACTACGTCAACCGGCCCTCGCTGCTCACCGAGGTGCCGCGCTTCGCTGCCGAGACCCCGGGCGTGCGCATCTTCCTCAAGCGCGAGGACCTCAACCACACCGGCTCGCACAAGATCAACAACGTGATCGGCCAGGCGCTGCTGGCCCGGCGCATGGGCAAGACCCGCCTGATCGCGGAGACCGGCGCCGGCCAGCACGGCGTGGCCACCGCCACCGCGGCCGCCCTCTTCGGGATGGAGTGCACCGTGTACATGGGGGAGGAGGACACGCGCCGCCAGGCCCTCAACGTGGCCCGCATGCAGATGCTCGGCGCGGAGGTCATCCCCGTGACCATCGGCGCCCGCACCCTGAAGGACGCCATCAACGAGGCGCTGCGCGACTGGGTGGCCTCGGTGGACACCACGCACTACCTGATGGGCACCGTCACCGGCCCGCACCCCTACCCCACCATGGTGCGGTACTTCCACTCCGTGATCGGGGAGGAGGCCCGCGAGCAGGTCCTCGCCCAGACCGGCCGCCTGCCCGACGCCGTCGCGGCGTGCGTGGGCGGCGGATCCAACGCGATGGGCCTCTTCCACGGGTTCCTGGACGACGAGGGCGTGGAGCTGTACGGCTTCGAGGCCGGCGGGGAGGGCCTCGAGTCCGGCCGCCACGCCGCCTCCATCACCCTGGGCCGCACCGGCGTGCTGCACGGCGCCCGCACCTACCTGATGCAGGACGAGGACGGGCAGACCATCGACTCGCACTCGATCTCCGCGGGCCTGGACTACCCCGCCGTGGGCCCCGAGCACGCCTTCCTGCACGACACCGGCCGGGCCGCGTACGAGCCCGTCACCGACGCCGAGTGCATGGCCGCGTTCCAGCGGCTCACCCGCACCGAGGGCATCCTGCCGGCGATCGAGTCCGCCCACGCCCTGGCCGGCGCGCTGCGCCTGGCCCGCCGCTGGGCCGACGAGGGCCTCGTGGGCGCGGACACCGCCGAGGGCGAGGAGCGGATCATCGTGGTCAGCCTCTCCGGCCGCGGCGACAAGGACGTGGCCACGGCCGCGGCCTGGTTCGGCCTCGGGGAGGCGGACGAGCAGAAGGACCCGCTGGACGAGCTGACCCCGGGAGAAGAGCAGTGAGCACCGACGTGACCTCCAAGACCGCCGCCGCGATCGCGGCCGCCCGCGACGCCGGGCGCACCGCCCTCGTGGCCTACCTGCCCGCCGGCTACCCCTCCGTGGCGGACTGCGTGGAGGCCGCCGTCGCCCTCGGGGAGAACGGCGCCGACGTGATCGAGATCGGCCTGCCCTACACCGATCCGGTGATGGACGGCCCCGTCATCCAGCGCGCCACGGCCGCCTCGCTCGCCGCCGGCTTCCGGGTGGCGGACGTGTTCGAGATCGTGCGGCAGGTGACCGCCCGCACCGACGCGGCCGTGCTCGTCATGACGTACTGGAACCTCGTGGACCGGATGGGCGTCGAGGAGTTCGCGGGCCGCCTGGCCGCGGCCGGGGGAGCGGGGCTCATCACGCCCGACCTCGTGCCCGAGGAGGCCGGGGAGTGGTTCGAGGCCTCGGACCGCCACGGCCTGGACCGCGTGTTCCTCACCGCCCCCTCGTCCTCGCCGGAGCGCGTGCGCCTCACGGTGGAGGCCTCGCGCGGGTTCGTCTACGCCGTCTCCGTGATGGGCGTCACCGGCGCCCGCGACCAGGTCTCGGACGCGGCCGAGGCCGTCGTCCGGGCCGCCCGTGAGGCCGGTGCCGAGCACGTGTGCGTGGGCCTGGGCGTCTCCCAGGCCGAGCATGTCCGCGAGATCGGGGCGTTCGCGGACGGGGCGATCGTGGGGACCGCGCTGGTGCGCGCCCTCACCGACGGCGGCCCCGAGGCCGTCGCGGCCCTGACGCGCGAGCTGGCCGCCGGCACCGTGCGGGAGGCCTGAGCATGCTCGCCGGTGCCCTCGCCCCCCTCGCGGCGATCCCGTCCCCGTCGTGGGACGGCCTGCAGCTGGGCCCGCTGAAGGTCCACGCCTACGCGCTGTGCATCATCCTCGGCATCATCCTGGCCCTCTGGCTGGCCTCGCGCCGCTGGGAGGACCGGAACGGCCCCGAGGGCGCGGTCCTCGACGTCGCGATCTGGGCCATCCCGTTCGGGTTCGTGGGCGGCCGGCTCTACCACGTGCTCTCCTCCCCGGACCGGTACTTCGGCCCGGGCTTCGACGGCACGGGCGATCCGGTCCAGGCCTTCTACGTGTGGAACGGCGGCCTCGGGATCTGGGGCGCCATCGCGCTGGGCGCCGTGGGCGCCTGGATCGCGTGCCGCCGGTACGGGCTGCGCCTGAGCGCCTTCGGCGACGTCGTCGCCCCGGGCGTCCTGCTGGCCCAGGCCGTGGGCCGCTGGGGCAACTGGTTCAACCAGGAGCTCTTCGGCGCGCCCACCACGCTGCCGTGGGGTCTGCGGATCGACCCCTCGCACGCCAACTTCCCGGTGGGCACGCCCGCCGACACGCTGTTCCACCCCACGTTCCTCTACGAGAGCCTGTGGAACCTCGCCGGAGTGGCCCTCCTCCTGCTGCTGGACCGCCGCCTCCACCTGCGCCACGGCGCGATGCTGTGGGCCTACGTGGCCTGGTACACGCTCGGCCGCGTCTGGATCGAGATGCTCCGGATCGACGACGCCGAGATGATCACCCTCTTCGGGGTCACCCAGCGCCTGAACGTGTGGACCTCGATCGTGATGCTCCTGCTGGCGCTCGTGATGCTCGCCGTCATCCTGGTCAAGCACGGCCCGGCCGCCGCCGGCCCGCGCTCGGACGACTCCGTGTGGCTGCCCGGCCGCGGCCCCGCCCTCGAGGCCGGCGCGGGCGCGCCCGTCGACGCGGCGGTCGCGGGGCAGGGCCCCGACGACGGCGCCGGATCCACGGCCGCGGGGGTCCGCGAGGACCGCTGAGCGTCCAGCATTCGGACATCCGCGTCTGAGAATGTGGCGCAGGTCGCCTTCCTCGCTACTCTCGTGCGCAACGCGACCCGCCGGGCGATCCCCGAGGCAGGGTCCGCTCACCATCGCAGGGGCCAGCGTCGTCCCCTCCTCACCCCGGCCCTCCGGCCGGCCACAGGAGAAGGACGCGCCATGCAGCACCCATCGAAGACCCCGCACGCCGACCCGTTCCGCGCGTTCGCGGCCCAGCCGGAGGCGGCGGGTCTCTACGACCCGGAGCAGGAGAAGGACGCGTGCGGCCTCGCCGCCGTCGCCACCCTGCGCGGCCCGGCCACCCACAAGATCGTCCAGGACGCGCTGACCGCCCTGCGGGCGCTCGAGCACCGCGGCGCCGTGGGCGCGGACGAGGGCACCGGCGACGGCGCGGGCATCATCACCCAGGTCCCCGACGCCCTGCTGCGCGCCACCGTCTCCTTCGAGCTGCCCGCGGCGGGGGAGTACGCCGTCGGCACCGCCTTCCTGCCCCAGGACGAGGCCGCCCGCACCGCCGCGCAGGAGGCGATCGCCGAGGCCGCCGTCGTCGAGGGCCTGGACCTGCTCGGCTGGCGGCCCGTCCCCACCGACGAGTCCGTGCTCGGCCCGGGCTCGCGCGCCGTCGTGCCGGTCTTCGAGCAGCTCTTCCTTGCCGTCTCCGCGGGCGAGGACGTCGAGGCCCCCGGCCAGTCGCTGGACGCCCGCGCCTGGCGCCTGCGCCGCCGCGCCCAGCGCAGCGGCGTCTACTTCCCCTCCCTGTCCTCGCGCACCCTCGTCTACAAGGGCATGCTCTCGACGGCGCAGGTCGAGCCGTTCTACCCGGACCTCTCGGACGAGCGGTACGTGACCCGCCTGGCCGTGGTCCACTCCCGCTTCTCCACGAACACGTTCCCCTCGTGGCCGCTGGCCCAGCCCTTCCGCACGATCGCGCACAACGGCGAGATCAACACGGTCAAGGGCAACCGCAACTGGATGCGGGCCCGCCAGGGCGAGCTGCGCCACCCGCTGCTCGGCGAGGTGCCCGAGGAGATGTTCCCCATCGTGAGCGCCTCCGGCTCGGACTCGGCCTCGTTCGACGAGGTGGCCGAGCTGATCCACCTGGCCGGCCGCCCGCTCTCGCACGCGATCATGATGATGGTCCCGGAGGCGTGGGAGAACC belongs to Micrococcus sp. 2A and includes:
- the trpC gene encoding indole-3-glycerol phosphate synthase TrpC, producing the protein MSVLDDIVEGVREDLAERRRSLPQERLAELVAAAPAPLDAHAALTGGRTDPAGIHVISEVKRASPSKGHLADIPEPAALASAYERGGASAVSVLTEARRFGGSLADLDAVRAAVALPVLRKDFTVEEYQVHEARAHGADLVLLIVAALDDARLRSLLQLTESLGMHALVEAHTPGEVERGVAAGARILGVNVRNLKTLDIDPDRYAALAAGLPEDVVRVAESGVESEEQIRSYAAAGADAVLVGEALVRHGHPEAALRAFRAASLTVR
- the lgt gene encoding prolipoprotein diacylglyceryl transferase, which codes for MLAGALAPLAAIPSPSWDGLQLGPLKVHAYALCIILGIILALWLASRRWEDRNGPEGAVLDVAIWAIPFGFVGGRLYHVLSSPDRYFGPGFDGTGDPVQAFYVWNGGLGIWGAIALGAVGAWIACRRYGLRLSAFGDVVAPGVLLAQAVGRWGNWFNQELFGAPTTLPWGLRIDPSHANFPVGTPADTLFHPTFLYESLWNLAGVALLLLLDRRLHLRHGAMLWAYVAWYTLGRVWIEMLRIDDAEMITLFGVTQRLNVWTSIVMLLLALVMLAVILVKHGPAAAGPRSDDSVWLPGRGPALEAGAGAPVDAAVAGQGPDDGAGSTAAGVREDR
- a CDS encoding HGxxPAAW family protein, translating into MSHTETTTTSGTRRRDLREERDADRGVDAGVVVTEDGRVLGDPTHAEVPDHGNTPGGWIMAGLGVLGVLAGCIGALTDLQILIWIGLAMLVIGGIVGLVSAKRQSARPDSARRGH
- the trpA gene encoding tryptophan synthase subunit alpha encodes the protein MSTDVTSKTAAAIAAARDAGRTALVAYLPAGYPSVADCVEAAVALGENGADVIEIGLPYTDPVMDGPVIQRATAASLAAGFRVADVFEIVRQVTARTDAAVLVMTYWNLVDRMGVEEFAGRLAAAGGAGLITPDLVPEEAGEWFEASDRHGLDRVFLTAPSSSPERVRLTVEASRGFVYAVSVMGVTGARDQVSDAAEAVVRAAREAGAEHVCVGLGVSQAEHVREIGAFADGAIVGTALVRALTDGGPEAVAALTRELAAGTVREA
- the trpB gene encoding tryptophan synthase subunit beta, which encodes MSAERSSTQPSIEFEGVFQGLPGPYFGRYGGQWMPESLMAALKEVTETYDVARRDPAFEEELRGYFRDYVNRPSLLTEVPRFAAETPGVRIFLKREDLNHTGSHKINNVIGQALLARRMGKTRLIAETGAGQHGVATATAAALFGMECTVYMGEEDTRRQALNVARMQMLGAEVIPVTIGARTLKDAINEALRDWVASVDTTHYLMGTVTGPHPYPTMVRYFHSVIGEEAREQVLAQTGRLPDAVAACVGGGSNAMGLFHGFLDDEGVELYGFEAGGEGLESGRHAASITLGRTGVLHGARTYLMQDEDGQTIDSHSISAGLDYPAVGPEHAFLHDTGRAAYEPVTDAECMAAFQRLTRTEGILPAIESAHALAGALRLARRWADEGLVGADTAEGEERIIVVSLSGRGDKDVATAAAWFGLGEADEQKDPLDELTPGEEQ